A genomic segment from Neobacillus sp. YX16 encodes:
- a CDS encoding DUF2584 domain-containing protein, whose product MGMPFELNTLIVTKGREKRVEENLFQLEKEGYRLYPIDIPIDVRKTLESDTSGTAVIKKVEWQNSSTMITYQLISLNSTN is encoded by the coding sequence ATGGGTATGCCCTTTGAGTTAAATACATTGATTGTAACAAAAGGCAGAGAGAAGAGAGTAGAGGAAAACCTTTTCCAATTAGAAAAAGAAGGCTATAGGCTTTATCCAATTGATATTCCGATTGATGTTAGAAAAACACTTGAAAGCGATACGAGTGGAACAGCGGTCATTAAAAAGGTAGAATGGCAAAACAGCAGCACGATGATAACATACCAATTAATTTCATTAAATTCCACGAATTAA
- the pckA gene encoding phosphoenolpyruvate carboxykinase (ATP), whose product MNSVHVPNELSQLLEENNVHIQLSVPQLVEKVLSRNEGKLTSTGAISVSTGKYTGRSPQDKFIVMEESIKDKIDWGKLNQPISEDAFNNLYHKVLDYLKEKDEIFVFKGFAGADKKTQLPIQVVNEFAWHNLFAHQLFIRPNEEELLTHKVGFNVISAPNFKANPIVDGTNSETFIIISFEKRTILIGGTEYAGEMKKSIFSIMNYLLPENNIFSMHCSSNIGVEGDVALFFGLSGTGKTTLSADPKRRLIGDDEHGWSSNGVFNIEGGCYAKTIHLSREKEPQIFDAICFGSVLENVVLNPETRIADYDDASLTENTRAAYPIEAIDNVVKPSIAGHPNTIVFLTADAFGVLPPISKLTKEQAMYHFLSGYTSKLAGTERGVTSPEATFSTCFGAPFLPLPATRYAEMLGEKILEHSANVFLVNTGWTGGEYGVGSRMKLSYTRAMIQAALEGELNLVETVRDDIFGLNIPLHIAGVPDEVLQPSKTWADPQAYETKAKELAGKFRENFKKFTKVSAEIEQLGGPIA is encoded by the coding sequence ATGAATTCCGTACATGTCCCAAATGAATTAAGTCAATTGTTAGAAGAAAATAATGTGCATATTCAATTGTCAGTACCTCAATTAGTGGAAAAAGTCTTATCAAGGAATGAAGGAAAATTAACCTCTACTGGTGCCATTAGTGTATCAACAGGTAAATATACAGGAAGATCCCCACAGGACAAATTTATTGTCATGGAAGAATCAATAAAGGATAAAATCGATTGGGGTAAATTAAACCAGCCAATTTCGGAAGATGCTTTTAACAACCTCTATCATAAAGTTTTAGACTACTTAAAAGAAAAAGACGAAATATTTGTGTTTAAAGGTTTTGCAGGTGCAGATAAAAAGACACAATTGCCGATTCAAGTTGTGAATGAATTCGCTTGGCATAATTTATTTGCGCATCAATTGTTTATTCGCCCAAATGAAGAAGAATTATTGACACATAAAGTTGGTTTCAATGTGATTTCTGCTCCAAACTTTAAAGCAAATCCTATAGTTGATGGAACAAACTCTGAAACCTTTATTATCATCTCTTTCGAAAAACGAACCATATTAATTGGCGGAACAGAATACGCAGGTGAAATGAAAAAGTCTATCTTTTCAATTATGAATTACCTTTTACCTGAGAATAATATCTTCTCCATGCATTGTTCTTCCAATATTGGTGTTGAAGGTGATGTTGCTCTGTTCTTTGGCCTATCTGGGACAGGTAAAACCACCTTATCTGCAGACCCTAAACGCCGCTTAATTGGTGATGATGAGCATGGTTGGTCGTCTAACGGCGTCTTCAATATTGAAGGTGGCTGCTATGCAAAAACCATTCATTTATCCCGTGAAAAAGAACCACAAATCTTCGATGCCATCTGTTTTGGTTCTGTACTTGAAAATGTTGTGCTTAATCCAGAAACTAGAATTGCAGACTATGACGACGCGTCACTAACTGAAAATACACGGGCAGCCTATCCAATCGAAGCGATTGATAATGTTGTGAAGCCGAGCATTGCGGGCCACCCAAATACAATTGTCTTTTTAACAGCCGATGCATTTGGTGTATTGCCTCCAATCTCAAAATTAACAAAAGAGCAAGCCATGTATCATTTCTTAAGTGGTTATACATCAAAACTAGCTGGAACAGAGCGTGGTGTTACATCGCCTGAAGCAACCTTCTCAACCTGCTTCGGTGCACCATTTCTTCCTTTGCCTGCAACACGTTATGCCGAAATGCTAGGTGAAAAAATTCTTGAGCATAGTGCCAATGTCTTTTTAGTGAATACTGGATGGACAGGTGGAGAATACGGGGTCGGCAGCCGAATGAAGTTATCCTACACAAGGGCTATGATTCAGGCTGCACTTGAAGGTGAACTAAACCTTGTTGAAACCGTTAGAGACGATATTTTTGGTCTAAATATTCCGCTTCACATTGCTGGTGTTCCTGATGAGGTCTTGCAGCCAAGCAAAACATGGGCAGACCCACAAGCTTATGAAACCAAAGCGAAAGAATTAGCAGGCAAATTCCGTGAAAACTTTAAGAAGTTCACGAAAGTCTCTGCAGAAATAGAACAATTAGGCGGACCAATCGCTTAA
- a CDS encoding prolyl oligopeptidase family serine peptidase, whose product MNKDNEKIIEAYRFPSPNPSVEIWEITYLSNGLRVKGMLAEPKMKGNHDGFLYLRGGIKNVGKVRPARIAQFASEGFVVFAPYYRGNQGGEGNEDFAGEDRQDAFTAFELLKTIPGVRDIHVFGFSRGGVMALMTGVEFPEAASIVTWGGVSDMFLTYEERKDLRKMLKRVIGGTPGKYPERYEERTPLYNLEKITAPVLIIHGVNDQNVSVEHGYRLERGLKALNKQVESWYFKEFTHYFPPAVNRKIVKDLSKWMKNQIKR is encoded by the coding sequence GTGAACAAAGATAATGAAAAAATCATCGAGGCGTATCGATTCCCTTCACCCAATCCTAGTGTGGAAATATGGGAAATAACCTATCTATCTAATGGATTGAGAGTAAAAGGGATGCTTGCCGAACCGAAAATGAAAGGAAACCATGACGGATTTTTATACTTGCGGGGCGGCATTAAAAATGTTGGAAAAGTAAGACCTGCAAGAATTGCACAATTTGCCTCTGAGGGGTTCGTGGTATTTGCTCCCTATTATCGGGGGAATCAAGGTGGAGAGGGAAATGAGGATTTTGCTGGAGAGGATAGGCAGGACGCATTTACAGCCTTTGAGCTATTAAAAACTATACCTGGGGTGAGAGATATCCATGTATTTGGTTTTTCCCGAGGTGGTGTAATGGCATTAATGACAGGAGTTGAATTTCCAGAGGCAGCTTCCATTGTGACCTGGGGCGGAGTAAGTGACATGTTTTTAACATACGAAGAAAGAAAAGACTTGCGGAAGATGCTAAAAAGGGTAATTGGCGGAACTCCGGGGAAATATCCAGAAAGATATGAGGAGCGAACCCCTCTTTATAATCTTGAAAAGATAACAGCCCCTGTCCTCATTATCCATGGGGTAAATGACCAGAATGTATCCGTGGAGCATGGCTACAGACTTGAGCGAGGACTGAAAGCTCTAAATAAACAGGTGGAAAGCTGGTATTTTAAGGAGTTTACTCACTACTTTCCCCCGGCGGTAAATAGAAAAATCGTAAAGGATTTATCGAAGTGGATGAAAAATCAAATCAAAAGATGA
- the metK gene encoding methionine adenosyltransferase yields the protein MSTKRRLFTSESVTEGHPDKICDQISDSILDAILAKDANARVACETSVTTGLVLVAGEITTSTYVDIPKIVRETVKGIGYDRAKYGFDSETCAVLTSIGEQSPDIAMGVDQALEAREGLMSDEEIEAIGAGDQGLMFGFACNETAELMPLPISLAHKLARKLTEVRKDKVLEYLRPDGKTQVTVEYDENDKPVRIDTIVISTQHNPEVTLEQIQRNLKEYVINPVVPKELIDENTKYFINPTGRFVIGGPQGDAGLTGRKIIVDTYGGYARHGGGAFSGKDPTKVDRSAAYAARYVAKNIVAAGLADKVEVQLAYAIGVARPVSIAVDTFGTGKVSEEVLVELVGTNFDLRPAGIIKMLDLRRPIYKQTAAYGHFGRTDVDLPWERTDKADTLLQQANL from the coding sequence ATGTCAACAAAACGTCGTTTGTTCACTTCTGAATCAGTAACGGAAGGTCATCCAGATAAAATCTGTGACCAAATCTCTGATTCAATTTTAGATGCAATTTTAGCAAAGGATGCAAATGCTCGGGTTGCTTGTGAAACTTCTGTAACAACTGGATTAGTTTTAGTTGCAGGGGAAATTACTACATCTACTTACGTTGATATCCCAAAAATCGTTCGTGAAACGGTTAAAGGTATCGGTTACGATCGTGCTAAATATGGTTTTGATTCTGAGACCTGTGCAGTATTAACCTCAATTGGTGAACAAAGTCCTGACATCGCAATGGGTGTTGATCAGGCACTTGAGGCACGTGAAGGACTAATGTCAGATGAAGAAATCGAAGCAATTGGGGCAGGAGACCAAGGTTTAATGTTTGGTTTTGCTTGTAATGAAACGGCTGAGCTTATGCCTCTTCCAATCTCTCTTGCACATAAGCTTGCTCGTAAGTTAACAGAGGTTAGAAAAGATAAAGTTCTTGAGTATCTTCGCCCCGATGGAAAGACTCAAGTAACAGTTGAGTATGATGAAAATGATAAGCCTGTTCGTATTGATACGATTGTTATCTCAACTCAGCATAATCCGGAGGTAACATTGGAGCAAATCCAACGTAACTTGAAGGAATATGTTATTAATCCAGTGGTACCTAAGGAATTAATCGATGAAAATACAAAATACTTTATCAACCCAACAGGACGTTTCGTTATTGGCGGACCTCAAGGGGATGCTGGTTTAACAGGTCGTAAAATCATTGTTGATACATATGGCGGATATGCTCGTCATGGCGGAGGTGCTTTCTCCGGTAAGGATCCAACAAAGGTTGACCGTTCTGCAGCCTATGCAGCACGTTATGTTGCTAAGAATATAGTAGCAGCAGGACTTGCTGATAAAGTTGAAGTTCAACTTGCCTATGCAATTGGTGTAGCAAGACCGGTTTCAATTGCTGTTGATACCTTTGGTACAGGCAAAGTGAGCGAAGAAGTATTAGTTGAACTTGTAGGTACAAACTTTGACCTTCGTCCTGCTGGAATCATTAAGATGTTGGATCTTCGCCGCCCAATCTACAAACAAACTGCTGCATATGGTCATTTTGGCCGTACAGATGTTGACCTTCCTTGGGAGCGCACAGACAAAGCAGACACATTGCTTCAACAAGCGAATCTTTAA
- a CDS encoding ABC transporter substrate-binding protein, whose product MFSIAACNGTDKPDTEKIEKVRLVEVTRSIFYAPEYVAIAKGFFEEEGLDVELSTAFGGDKTMTALLSGGADIALVGSETSIYVYAQDSNDPVINFAQLTQTDGTFLVSRDKIDNFSWDLLKGSTFLGQRTGGMPQMVGEFVLKKHGIDPHQDLNLIQNIDFANIPSAFASGTGEFVQLFEPQASIFEQEGKGHIVASFGTESGHVPYTTFMTKDSYMKENQDIVEKFTRAIYKAQQWVETHSSDEAAEAIKSYFPDTDLKLISTVIDRYKEQGSFATDPILDEEEWNNLQDIMDEAGELPEVVDHKTLVNTEIAEKVKEE is encoded by the coding sequence ATGTTTTCAATTGCAGCTTGTAACGGTACTGACAAACCCGACACAGAGAAAATCGAAAAGGTCCGATTAGTGGAAGTTACCCGTTCCATCTTCTATGCTCCTGAATATGTTGCCATCGCTAAAGGGTTTTTCGAAGAAGAAGGTTTAGATGTTGAACTATCAACAGCCTTTGGCGGTGATAAAACCATGACTGCTTTGTTATCAGGTGGTGCCGACATAGCCCTAGTAGGCTCTGAGACATCTATTTATGTGTACGCCCAGGATTCGAATGACCCTGTCATTAATTTTGCGCAATTAACGCAAACAGACGGTACTTTCCTTGTTTCAAGAGATAAAATTGATAATTTCTCATGGGATCTATTAAAAGGATCTACGTTCTTAGGCCAGCGTACTGGCGGTATGCCACAGATGGTTGGTGAATTTGTTCTTAAGAAACATGGAATCGATCCTCATCAGGATTTAAATCTCATTCAAAATATAGATTTTGCTAATATTCCAAGTGCTTTCGCTTCAGGGACTGGCGAGTTTGTTCAATTATTTGAACCTCAGGCAAGTATCTTTGAACAAGAAGGAAAAGGACATATTGTTGCTTCCTTTGGAACTGAATCAGGGCATGTCCCTTATACAACCTTCATGACAAAAGATAGCTACATGAAAGAAAACCAAGATATCGTAGAAAAATTCACTAGAGCCATTTACAAGGCACAGCAATGGGTCGAAACACATAGCTCTGATGAAGCCGCTGAGGCTATTAAATCCTATTTCCCTGATACAGACCTTAAACTTATTAGTACAGTAATAGACCGCTATAAAGAGCAAGGCTCCTTTGCTACTGATCCAATTCTTGATGAAGAAGAATGGAACAATCTCCAGGATATCATGGACGAAGCCGGTGAACTTCCAGAAGTGGTAGATCATAAAACACTTGTTAATACTGAGATAGCTGAAAAAGTAAAAGAAGAATAA
- a CDS encoding alpha/beta hydrolase, which produces MWKWEAEGEAKAVIVMVHGAMEHHRRYGWLIEMWRKSGFHVIMGDLPGQGMTTRFRRGHIDSFEEYLSEVKDWIKAAYRYELPIFLLGHSMGGLITIRLLQEERLNLAGVILSSPCLGLTHKPPKILDLLSHGINVVFPSLRMNSGINVEMATRNQDVIEADAGDTLYITKVSVRWYRELVGAVKEAFLSIEGTKDVPMLVMQAGDDKIVNKSPVKDWFNHAPLSEKRFKEWPKLYHEIFNEPEREDIFEYAKDFVISQLKAIGYIV; this is translated from the coding sequence ATGTGGAAGTGGGAAGCAGAAGGGGAAGCGAAGGCTGTGATTGTGATGGTTCATGGTGCGATGGAACATCATCGGCGTTACGGCTGGCTCATTGAAATGTGGCGCAAGTCCGGATTTCATGTCATTATGGGTGATCTTCCTGGGCAGGGTATGACAACAAGATTCCGCAGGGGCCATATAGATTCTTTTGAAGAGTATTTAAGTGAAGTAAAGGATTGGATTAAAGCAGCCTATCGTTATGAGTTGCCTATTTTTTTATTAGGACATAGTATGGGAGGCTTAATTACAATTCGTCTATTGCAGGAAGAACGATTAAATTTGGCAGGAGTGATTCTCTCGTCACCATGCTTGGGCTTAACACATAAACCGCCAAAGATTTTAGATTTGCTTTCACATGGAATAAATGTGGTTTTCCCTTCTTTACGAATGAACTCTGGCATAAATGTTGAAATGGCAACAAGAAATCAAGATGTTATTGAGGCAGATGCAGGTGATACTCTTTACATCACAAAAGTCTCAGTTAGATGGTACCGAGAATTAGTTGGGGCCGTGAAAGAGGCATTTCTGTCCATTGAAGGCACCAAGGATGTGCCAATGCTTGTTATGCAAGCCGGCGACGATAAAATTGTTAATAAATCTCCTGTTAAGGACTGGTTCAACCATGCACCTTTATCAGAAAAAAGGTTTAAGGAATGGCCAAAGCTTTATCATGAAATTTTTAATGAACCAGAACGGGAAGATATATTTGAATACGCTAAAGATTTTGTCATCAGTCAATTAAAAGCAATCGGTTATATTGTTTAA
- a CDS encoding tetraprenyl-beta-curcumene synthase family protein — protein MMPIRLMSNVYRRIIPAVHQELGYWRSRAESIPNQELRTQALASIEHKTFHCEGGGILALSANNEYKKAVKFIVAYQTISDYLDNLCDRSTSLDPKDFAALHESMRDALTLGSEPRNYYRFRVDQNDGGYLNDLAKTCRSVLNELEHYPLIKDYLLELCEYYCNLQIHKHVIQEERVPRLEKWFADHQSNLPEMEWYEFSACSGSTLGIFCLISYAMREDFRSEDAENIRKGYFPYIQGLHILLDYFIDQEEDREGGDLNFCFYYENPETLFKRLKHFVSEADRHTEFLPHKKFHQLINRGLLGIYLSDGKVRKQKNIRKLAKGIIKTGGIISYFFYINGLAYRSVQKWIPSLFTRLS, from the coding sequence ATGATGCCAATCAGACTCATGTCGAATGTATACCGCCGCATTATTCCAGCAGTCCATCAAGAACTTGGTTACTGGAGGTCCCGAGCAGAAAGCATCCCTAACCAGGAGCTTAGAACACAAGCTCTTGCTAGTATTGAACATAAAACCTTTCACTGTGAAGGCGGAGGTATTCTTGCTCTATCCGCGAATAATGAGTATAAAAAAGCAGTGAAATTTATTGTCGCTTATCAGACCATTAGCGATTACTTAGATAATCTTTGTGATCGGAGTACATCGCTTGATCCAAAGGATTTTGCTGCCCTTCACGAATCCATGCGAGATGCCCTTACACTTGGAAGCGAGCCTAGAAATTATTATCGGTTTCGTGTGGATCAGAACGATGGCGGCTATTTAAATGATTTAGCTAAAACGTGCAGGTCAGTATTAAATGAACTAGAACACTATCCCTTAATAAAAGATTACCTTTTGGAGCTATGCGAATATTATTGTAACCTGCAAATCCACAAGCATGTGATTCAAGAAGAACGTGTACCTAGGCTGGAAAAGTGGTTTGCAGACCATCAAAGTAACCTGCCAGAGATGGAATGGTACGAGTTTTCTGCCTGCTCTGGTTCCACTTTGGGGATATTCTGTCTTATTTCTTATGCAATGAGAGAAGATTTTCGTTCGGAGGATGCAGAAAATATTCGGAAAGGATATTTTCCATACATACAAGGGCTACATATTTTATTAGATTATTTTATCGACCAAGAAGAAGATCGAGAAGGCGGCGACTTGAATTTTTGTTTTTATTATGAAAACCCAGAGACACTTTTTAAACGGTTAAAACATTTTGTCAGTGAAGCAGACAGACATACGGAATTCCTGCCGCATAAAAAATTCCACCAGCTTATTAACCGAGGATTATTAGGGATTTATTTATCGGATGGAAAGGTTCGCAAACAGAAGAATATTCGGAAGTTAGCTAAAGGAATCATTAAGACTGGCGGTATTATTAGCTATTTCTTCTATATTAATGGACTTGCCTATCGTTCCGTACAAAAATGGATTCCCTCATTGTTTACAAGACTTTCGTAA
- a CDS encoding gamma carbonic anhydrase family protein: MIYPYKGKYPKIADSAFIADFTTITGDVEIGEESSVWFNSVIRGDVAPTVIGKKVNIQDNSVLHQSPNNPLILEDDVTIGHQVILHSCIIRKKALIGMGSIILDQAEIGEGAFIGAGSLVPQGKKIPPNTLAFGRPAKVIRELNEHDISEMNRIYTEYAEKAQYYKSLQK, encoded by the coding sequence ATGATTTATCCCTACAAAGGAAAGTATCCAAAAATTGCAGATTCTGCATTCATTGCAGATTTTACCACTATTACAGGTGATGTTGAAATAGGCGAGGAATCAAGTGTTTGGTTTAACTCTGTTATTAGAGGAGATGTTGCGCCTACTGTTATCGGAAAGAAAGTTAATATTCAAGACAACTCTGTTCTGCACCAAAGCCCGAATAATCCATTGATATTAGAAGATGATGTCACCATTGGTCATCAGGTAATTCTCCATAGTTGTATTATTCGTAAAAAAGCGTTAATCGGCATGGGATCGATTATTCTAGATCAGGCCGAAATTGGAGAAGGAGCATTTATAGGTGCAGGCAGTCTCGTGCCACAAGGTAAAAAGATCCCTCCTAATACCTTAGCATTTGGCAGACCTGCAAAAGTTATTAGAGAATTAAATGAACATGACATTAGTGAAATGAACAGGATTTATACAGAATATGCAGAAAAAGCCCAGTATTATAAGTCCTTACAAAAATAA
- the asnB gene encoding asparagine synthase (glutamine-hydrolyzing), with translation MCGFIGCVHDKEQNYRDEQKQLFKNMNDIITHRGPDDDGFFYDDHIQFGFRRLSIIDIECGHQPLTYENERYWIIFNGEVYNYVELREELLKEGLQFATNSDTEVIIALYSHLKEKAVEKLRGMFAFTIWDKQEQTLFGARDPFGIKPYFYFVDGERTFFASEKKSILLALENDVLDYDSLQYYLTYQFVPEPNTMSKGIHKLEPGHYFTKKIGSPMEIKRYWKAHFNPIQKPESDFIKEIQDVLIDSVKMHMRSDVPVGSFLSGGIDSSIIASIAKQFHPAIKTFSVGFEHQGFSEIDVAKETAEKLGVENISYVITPQEYMNELPKIMWHMDDPLADPACIPLYFVAREARKHVTVVLSGEGADELFGGYNIYREPQDLEMFNKIPRAGKILLKGIANIMPEGMKGKSFIERGVTPMEERYIGNAKMFTEEEKRELLSVYREGLHFTDITKPLYTESKSYDPVDRMQYIDIHTWMRGDILLKADKMTMAHSLELRVPFLDKEVFEAASKIPTSLKTANGTTKYILRKAAEGIVPEHVLNRKKLGFPVPIRHWLKNEMNEWAKTIIRESNTDHLFNKAYVLNLLEDHCQGKADNSRKIWTVLIFMIWHQVYIEGKYSFSGQKELQTMKH, from the coding sequence ATGTGTGGTTTTATTGGTTGTGTACACGACAAGGAACAAAACTATCGTGATGAACAAAAACAACTATTCAAAAATATGAACGATATTATTACCCATCGTGGACCTGATGATGATGGCTTTTTTTATGATGATCATATTCAATTTGGTTTTCGCCGTTTAAGTATTATTGATATCGAATGTGGACATCAGCCATTAACATATGAAAATGAGCGTTATTGGATAATTTTTAACGGTGAGGTTTACAACTACGTAGAACTTCGTGAAGAATTGCTCAAAGAGGGCTTACAGTTTGCCACAAATTCGGATACTGAAGTCATTATTGCTCTTTACAGTCATTTAAAAGAAAAAGCTGTAGAAAAACTGCGTGGTATGTTTGCTTTTACCATTTGGGATAAACAAGAACAAACATTATTCGGTGCCAGGGACCCATTTGGGATTAAACCATACTTTTATTTTGTAGATGGAGAGAGAACATTCTTTGCTTCCGAGAAAAAGAGTATCCTATTAGCCCTTGAAAATGATGTTTTAGACTATGATTCACTTCAGTACTATTTGACTTATCAGTTTGTCCCTGAGCCAAATACAATGTCTAAAGGTATTCATAAGTTAGAGCCAGGACATTATTTTACAAAGAAGATTGGCTCGCCAATGGAAATCAAAAGATATTGGAAAGCGCATTTTAATCCGATACAAAAACCAGAGTCAGATTTTATTAAAGAAATTCAAGATGTGCTAATCGATTCAGTAAAAATGCATATGAGAAGTGATGTTCCTGTCGGTTCTTTCCTTTCAGGCGGAATAGATTCTTCTATTATTGCATCCATTGCAAAACAATTTCACCCAGCAATTAAGACGTTTTCAGTTGGTTTCGAGCATCAGGGATTCAGTGAAATCGATGTAGCAAAAGAAACAGCAGAAAAGTTAGGTGTAGAAAATATCAGCTATGTCATAACACCACAGGAATACATGAATGAACTTCCGAAAATCATGTGGCATATGGATGATCCCCTTGCAGACCCTGCTTGCATCCCGCTTTACTTTGTAGCTCGTGAAGCGAGGAAGCATGTAACAGTCGTTCTTTCTGGTGAAGGTGCGGATGAATTATTTGGCGGTTACAATATTTACCGTGAACCACAGGATTTAGAAATGTTTAATAAAATCCCAAGAGCAGGAAAAATATTATTAAAAGGGATTGCGAACATAATGCCTGAGGGAATGAAGGGGAAAAGCTTTATTGAACGTGGTGTAACTCCTATGGAAGAACGCTATATAGGCAACGCGAAAATGTTCACTGAGGAAGAAAAAAGAGAATTGCTGTCTGTTTATCGTGAAGGCTTGCATTTCACCGATATTACTAAACCACTCTATACAGAATCAAAAAGTTATGATCCTGTTGATCGTATGCAATACATTGATATTCATACATGGATGCGCGGGGATATCCTTTTGAAAGCTGATAAAATGACGATGGCGCATTCATTAGAGCTTCGTGTTCCATTTTTGGATAAAGAGGTGTTTGAAGCTGCGTCCAAAATACCAACGAGCTTGAAAACGGCTAATGGTACGACAAAGTATATCTTGCGAAAAGCTGCGGAAGGAATTGTTCCTGAGCATGTATTAAACCGTAAGAAGCTTGGTTTCCCAGTGCCAATTCGTCATTGGCTAAAGAATGAAATGAATGAGTGGGCAAAAACCATTATTCGTGAAAGCAATACAGATCATTTATTCAATAAAGCTTATGTTTTAAACCTTCTTGAGGATCATTGCCAAGGAAAAGCGGATAACAGCCGTAAAATCTGGACCGTTCTTATTTTTATGATTTGGCATCAAGTATATATAGAAGGAAAGTATTCCTTTTCAGGTCAAAAAGAACTGCAGACAATGAAACATTAA